Genomic DNA from Jonesia denitrificans DSM 20603:
ACGTGTGAGCTCTTGCAAAGCCTCAAGCACTTCACCGTCACGACCAACAAGCGGTCGGATCGACGAGTCGTCCTCTGCAATGATCGCGACAGATGCCCGATCGTGTTCCACATCGATTTCGATATCCCCGTCAAGGTCGGCGATGTCAAGAATCTCTTCGAGATAGTCGGCCGCGACGTCTCCCTCTTCCTCGAGTTGAGTAATGCGCTTGCGATCAAGTTGGGTTCCTGATCCCATGTCTGCTCCTTGAGTATTCATCTCGGACATCACTTCTTCCGCTTGCGTCGGTTTTTCCGCTGCGGCTGTTCGCGTTGTCCGCGGGGCTGTTCGATGACGGTGGGTTTTTCTGGTTCTTCAATGATGATGCCCTTCTTCGCAGCTTTCCGAGCCTTGCGCTCATTCATGCGTTTTTCTGCTTCGGAACCTGGAGTGGGCATACGGTTGATGGTGTAGAACTGCTGGCCAGTTGACCAGAGGTTAGAAACGACCCAGTAGATCAGCACACCGATGGGGAAGTTCACACCGGACACGGCCATCATCCCGGGGATGAGGTAAAGCATGATCTTTTGGGTTTGCGCCATGGGGCCCTGCATCGCAGATGCAGGCATATTCTTCATAGTGAGTTGGCGTTGTGTGATATAAAGCGTGGCACACATGAGCACGATAAGAACAGCAGACACGATCTTTGTGTTCGGGTCTGTTGGCTCGTGAAGGAAAGTTGACGACAAACTCGCCCCAAAAAGCTGCGAGTTCTCAATCTGAGTGGCAACCTCGGTATT
This window encodes:
- the yidC gene encoding membrane protein insertase YidC, which encodes MDFFAFLAPIEWAVAWIMYLCHTFFVFLGLPDGSGVAWILAVVGLTIVIRVLIIPLFFKQIKASRAMQMIQPELQAIQKKYKNKTDPASREAMGRETMALYSKHGTNPLASCMPILLQTPIFFGLFRVLNGLDEIAAGGSAIGPINTEVATQIENSQLFGASLSSTFLHEPTDPNTKIVSAVLIVLMCATLYITQRQLTMKNMPASAMQGPMAQTQKIMLYLIPGMMAVSGVNFPIGVLIYWVVSNLWSTGQQFYTINRMPTPGSEAEKRMNERKARKAAKKGIIIEEPEKPTVIEQPRGQREQPQRKNRRKRKK